A genomic segment from Panthera tigris isolate Pti1 chromosome A1, P.tigris_Pti1_mat1.1, whole genome shotgun sequence encodes:
- the LOC107178950 gene encoding zinc finger protein 474 isoform X1, translating to METGKKKRVSNKLQQTFHHSKEPTFLIDQAVLSSDSHSSLLPETEHVNPAGKIKIGPLTRPGTVILSKRSSRRIMSESPHSPPVIPSRRPGFRVCYICGREFGSQSIAIHEPQCLEKWRIENSKLPKHLWRPEPSKPQPLRGSGSYNLQAMNEAAFQSSQAQLLPCESCGRTFLPDRRLVHQRSCKPKDEGPRAPNPNRFDDLTSARKAAGGIPARPKTLICYICGREFGTLSLPIHEPKCLEKWQIQNDRLPRELRRPLPRKPQPLPTGQSNQEEPSQAQLVPCANCGRTFAPDRLLVHQRSCRVQPSAPKIQNLTLGRKGGLKESTNSKQQRNMAVPTVTDKPAMIRRPPTIICYICGREYGTKSIAIHEPQCLKKWHNENNLLPKELRRSEPKKPEVRTITAKGFYDLDALNEAAWTSALSQLVPCNICGRTFLPDRLIVHQRSCKPKVAK from the exons atggaaacaggaaagaaaaaaagggtttCCAACAAATTGCAACAGACTTTCCACCATTCTAAAGAACCCACCTTCCTTATCGACCAAGCCGTTCTATCTAGTGACTCCCATTCCAGCCTTTTGCCAGAAACAGAGCATGTCAATCCtgctggaaaaataaagataggACCTCTGACAAGACCTGGAACAGTGATACTCTCAAAACGGTCCAGTAGGAGAATTATGTCAGAAAGTCCGCACAGCCCCCCTGTGATACCATCCCGCAGGCCTGGATTCCGGGTGTGCTATATCTGTGGCCGAGAATTTGGCTCCCAATCAATTGCCATTCATGAACCCCAGTGCTTGGAGAAGTGGCGTATTGAAAACAGCAAGTTGCCCAAACACCTGTGGAGGCCAGAACCCTCCAAACCACAGCCTCTCAGGGGCAGTGGGTCCTACAATCTTCAGGCCATGAACGAAGCAGCGTTTCAAAGTTCCCAGGCTCAGCTGCTGCCCTGTGAATCCTGTGGCCGCACATTCTTGCCAGATCGTCGTCTTGTTCACCAGAGGAGCTGCAAGCCGAAGGATGAGGGGCCCAGAGCACCAAACCCCAACCGTTTTGATGATCTGACTAGTGCCAGGAAAGCTGCTGGTGGCATCCCAGCCCGACCAAAGACTCTCATCTGCTACATTTGTGGTAGGGAATTTGGCACTTTGTCCCTTCCTATTCATGAGCCCAAATGCCTAGAAAAGTGGCAAATACAAAACGACCGGCTCCCCAGGGAGCTCCGCCGACCACTCCCACGGAAGCCTCAGCCCCTTCCAACTGGACAGTCCAACCAAGAGGAGCCAAGTCAAGCTCAGCTGGTGCCCTGTGCAAATTGCGGCCGGACCTTTGCCCCAGACCGCCTTCTGGTACACCAGAGAAGCTGTAGGGTTCAACCAAGTGCACCAAAAATTCAGAATTTGACCTTAGGGAGGAAAGGTGGCCTGAAAGAGTCCACAAATTCCAAGCAGCAAAGGAACATGGCAGTGCCCACTGTGACTGATAAG CCAGCAATGATTAGGCGTCCACCAACAATCATCTGCTACATTTGTGGCCGTGAATATGGAACAAAATCCATTGCCATCCACGAGCCACAATGTCTGAAAAAATGGCATAACGAAAACAACTTGTTGCCCAAAGAGTTAAGGAGATCAGAACCCAAGAAACCAGAAGTCAGGACCATTACTG CCAAAGGTTTCTATGATCTTGATGCCTTAAATGAAGCTGCTTGGACAAGCGCCCTGAGCCAGTTGGTTCCCTGTAATATTTGTGGGCGTACCTTCCTGCCAGACAGACTGATTGTTCACCAACGATCCTGTAAGCCAAAAGTCGCCAAGTAA
- the LOC107178950 gene encoding zinc finger protein 474 isoform X8: protein MALRCTKHNCKPAMIRRPPTIICYICGREYGTKSIAIHEPQCLKKWHNENNLLPKELRRSEPKKPEVRTITAKGFYDLDALNEAAWTSALSQLVPCNICGRTFLPDRLIVHQRSCKPKVAK from the exons ATGGCTCTCAGGTGTACAAAACACAACTGTAAG CCAGCAATGATTAGGCGTCCACCAACAATCATCTGCTACATTTGTGGCCGTGAATATGGAACAAAATCCATTGCCATCCACGAGCCACAATGTCTGAAAAAATGGCATAACGAAAACAACTTGTTGCCCAAAGAGTTAAGGAGATCAGAACCCAAGAAACCAGAAGTCAGGACCATTACTG CCAAAGGTTTCTATGATCTTGATGCCTTAAATGAAGCTGCTTGGACAAGCGCCCTGAGCCAGTTGGTTCCCTGTAATATTTGTGGGCGTACCTTCCTGCCAGACAGACTGATTGTTCACCAACGATCCTGTAAGCCAAAAGTCGCCAAGTAA
- the LOC107178950 gene encoding zinc finger protein 474 isoform X6, giving the protein MSNPPCAISSSFLGANHACISENRSRIPWLSGVQNTTVSMVPGTWPVTGRLFLSNNIWATLNHLLTDSPFLQMHFHLGATYEHTGKGHFIPLKFLAAQLNRVFPLFAMIRRPPTIICYICGREYGTKSIAIHEPQCLKKWHNENNLLPKELRRSEPKKPEVRTITAKGFYDLDALNEAAWTSALSQLVPCNICGRTFLPDRLIVHQRSCKPKVAK; this is encoded by the exons ATGTCCAACCCCCCATGtgccatttcttcatcttttcttggTGCCAACCATGCCTGCATATCAGAGAACCGCTCTAGGATCCCATGGCTCTCAGGTGTACAAAACACAACTGTAAG catggtgcctggcacatggcctGTAACCGGAAGATTGTTCCTGAGCAACAACATCTGGGCTACACTGAATCACCTCCTGACAGACAGCCCATTCCTCCAGATGCATTTCCACTTAGG TGCTACTTATGAACACACTGGAAAAGGTCATTTCATTCCGCTGAAATTTCTTGCAGCTCAACTTAACCGGGTCTTTCCATTATTTG CAATGATTAGGCGTCCACCAACAATCATCTGCTACATTTGTGGCCGTGAATATGGAACAAAATCCATTGCCATCCACGAGCCACAATGTCTGAAAAAATGGCATAACGAAAACAACTTGTTGCCCAAAGAGTTAAGGAGATCAGAACCCAAGAAACCAGAAGTCAGGACCATTACTG CCAAAGGTTTCTATGATCTTGATGCCTTAAATGAAGCTGCTTGGACAAGCGCCCTGAGCCAGTTGGTTCCCTGTAATATTTGTGGGCGTACCTTCCTGCCAGACAGACTGATTGTTCACCAACGATCCTGTAAGCCAAAAGTCGCCAAGTAA
- the LOC107178950 gene encoding zinc finger protein 474 isoform X9, producing the protein MIRRPPTIICYICGREYGTKSIAIHEPQCLKKWHNENNLLPKELRRSEPKKPEVRTITAKGFYDLDALNEAAWTSALSQLVPCNICGRTFLPDRLIVHQRSCKPKVAK; encoded by the exons ATGATTAGGCGTCCACCAACAATCATCTGCTACATTTGTGGCCGTGAATATGGAACAAAATCCATTGCCATCCACGAGCCACAATGTCTGAAAAAATGGCATAACGAAAACAACTTGTTGCCCAAAGAGTTAAGGAGATCAGAACCCAAGAAACCAGAAGTCAGGACCATTACTG CCAAAGGTTTCTATGATCTTGATGCCTTAAATGAAGCTGCTTGGACAAGCGCCCTGAGCCAGTTGGTTCCCTGTAATATTTGTGGGCGTACCTTCCTGCCAGACAGACTGATTGTTCACCAACGATCCTGTAAGCCAAAAGTCGCCAAGTAA
- the LOC107178950 gene encoding zinc finger protein 474 isoform X3, with protein sequence METGKKKRVSNKLQQTFHHSKEPTFLIDQAVLSSDSHSSLLPETEHVNPAGKIKIGPLTRPGTVILSKRSSRRIMSESPHSPPVIPSRRPGFRVCYICGREFGSQSIAIHEPQCLEKWRIENSKLPKHLWRPEPSKPQPLRGSGSYNLQAMNEAAFQSSQAQLLPCESCGRTFLPDRRLVHQRSCKPKDEGPRAPNPNRFDDLTSARKAAGGIPARPKTLICYICGREFGTLSLPIHEPKCLEKWQIQNDRLPRELRRPLPRKPQPLPTGQSNQEEPSQAQLVPCANCGRTFAPDRLLVHQRSCRVQPSAPKIQNLTLGRKGGLKESTNSKQQRNMAVPTVTDKPAMIRRPPTIICYICGREYGTKSIAIHEPQCLKKWHNENNLLPKELRRSEPKKPEVRTITAKGFYDLDALNEAAWTSALSQLVPCNICGRTFLPDRLIVHQRS encoded by the exons atggaaacaggaaagaaaaaaagggtttCCAACAAATTGCAACAGACTTTCCACCATTCTAAAGAACCCACCTTCCTTATCGACCAAGCCGTTCTATCTAGTGACTCCCATTCCAGCCTTTTGCCAGAAACAGAGCATGTCAATCCtgctggaaaaataaagataggACCTCTGACAAGACCTGGAACAGTGATACTCTCAAAACGGTCCAGTAGGAGAATTATGTCAGAAAGTCCGCACAGCCCCCCTGTGATACCATCCCGCAGGCCTGGATTCCGGGTGTGCTATATCTGTGGCCGAGAATTTGGCTCCCAATCAATTGCCATTCATGAACCCCAGTGCTTGGAGAAGTGGCGTATTGAAAACAGCAAGTTGCCCAAACACCTGTGGAGGCCAGAACCCTCCAAACCACAGCCTCTCAGGGGCAGTGGGTCCTACAATCTTCAGGCCATGAACGAAGCAGCGTTTCAAAGTTCCCAGGCTCAGCTGCTGCCCTGTGAATCCTGTGGCCGCACATTCTTGCCAGATCGTCGTCTTGTTCACCAGAGGAGCTGCAAGCCGAAGGATGAGGGGCCCAGAGCACCAAACCCCAACCGTTTTGATGATCTGACTAGTGCCAGGAAAGCTGCTGGTGGCATCCCAGCCCGACCAAAGACTCTCATCTGCTACATTTGTGGTAGGGAATTTGGCACTTTGTCCCTTCCTATTCATGAGCCCAAATGCCTAGAAAAGTGGCAAATACAAAACGACCGGCTCCCCAGGGAGCTCCGCCGACCACTCCCACGGAAGCCTCAGCCCCTTCCAACTGGACAGTCCAACCAAGAGGAGCCAAGTCAAGCTCAGCTGGTGCCCTGTGCAAATTGCGGCCGGACCTTTGCCCCAGACCGCCTTCTGGTACACCAGAGAAGCTGTAGGGTTCAACCAAGTGCACCAAAAATTCAGAATTTGACCTTAGGGAGGAAAGGTGGCCTGAAAGAGTCCACAAATTCCAAGCAGCAAAGGAACATGGCAGTGCCCACTGTGACTGATAAG CCAGCAATGATTAGGCGTCCACCAACAATCATCTGCTACATTTGTGGCCGTGAATATGGAACAAAATCCATTGCCATCCACGAGCCACAATGTCTGAAAAAATGGCATAACGAAAACAACTTGTTGCCCAAAGAGTTAAGGAGATCAGAACCCAAGAAACCAGAAGTCAGGACCATTACTG CCAAAGGTTTCTATGATCTTGATGCCTTAAATGAAGCTGCTTGGACAAGCGCCCTGAGCCAGTTGGTTCCCTGTAATATTTGTGGGCGTACCTTCCTGCCAGACAGACTGATTGTTCACCAACGATCCT GA
- the LOC107178950 gene encoding zinc finger protein 474 isoform X2, which yields METGKKKRVSNKLQQTFHHSKEPTFLIDQAVLSSDSHSSLLPETEHVNPAGKIKIGPLTRPGTVILSKRSSRRIMSESPHSPPVIPSRRPGFRVCYICGREFGSQSIAIHEPQCLEKWRIENSKLPKHLWRPEPSKPQPLRGSGSYNLQAMNEAAFQSSQAQLLPCESCGRTFLPDRRLVHQRSCKPKDEGPRAPNPNRFDDLTSARKAAGGIPARPKTLICYICGREFGTLSLPIHEPKCLEKWQIQNDRLPRELRRPLPRKPQPLPTGQSNQEEPSQAQLVPCANCGRTFAPDRLLVHQRSCRVQPSAPKIQNLTLGRKGGLKESTNSKQQRNMAVPTVTDKPAMIRRPPTIICYICGREYGTKSIAIHEPQCLKKWHNENNLLPKELRRSEPKKPEVRTITAKGFYDLDALNEAAWTSALSQLVPCNICGRTFLPDRLIVHQRSLFST from the exons atggaaacaggaaagaaaaaaagggtttCCAACAAATTGCAACAGACTTTCCACCATTCTAAAGAACCCACCTTCCTTATCGACCAAGCCGTTCTATCTAGTGACTCCCATTCCAGCCTTTTGCCAGAAACAGAGCATGTCAATCCtgctggaaaaataaagataggACCTCTGACAAGACCTGGAACAGTGATACTCTCAAAACGGTCCAGTAGGAGAATTATGTCAGAAAGTCCGCACAGCCCCCCTGTGATACCATCCCGCAGGCCTGGATTCCGGGTGTGCTATATCTGTGGCCGAGAATTTGGCTCCCAATCAATTGCCATTCATGAACCCCAGTGCTTGGAGAAGTGGCGTATTGAAAACAGCAAGTTGCCCAAACACCTGTGGAGGCCAGAACCCTCCAAACCACAGCCTCTCAGGGGCAGTGGGTCCTACAATCTTCAGGCCATGAACGAAGCAGCGTTTCAAAGTTCCCAGGCTCAGCTGCTGCCCTGTGAATCCTGTGGCCGCACATTCTTGCCAGATCGTCGTCTTGTTCACCAGAGGAGCTGCAAGCCGAAGGATGAGGGGCCCAGAGCACCAAACCCCAACCGTTTTGATGATCTGACTAGTGCCAGGAAAGCTGCTGGTGGCATCCCAGCCCGACCAAAGACTCTCATCTGCTACATTTGTGGTAGGGAATTTGGCACTTTGTCCCTTCCTATTCATGAGCCCAAATGCCTAGAAAAGTGGCAAATACAAAACGACCGGCTCCCCAGGGAGCTCCGCCGACCACTCCCACGGAAGCCTCAGCCCCTTCCAACTGGACAGTCCAACCAAGAGGAGCCAAGTCAAGCTCAGCTGGTGCCCTGTGCAAATTGCGGCCGGACCTTTGCCCCAGACCGCCTTCTGGTACACCAGAGAAGCTGTAGGGTTCAACCAAGTGCACCAAAAATTCAGAATTTGACCTTAGGGAGGAAAGGTGGCCTGAAAGAGTCCACAAATTCCAAGCAGCAAAGGAACATGGCAGTGCCCACTGTGACTGATAAG CCAGCAATGATTAGGCGTCCACCAACAATCATCTGCTACATTTGTGGCCGTGAATATGGAACAAAATCCATTGCCATCCACGAGCCACAATGTCTGAAAAAATGGCATAACGAAAACAACTTGTTGCCCAAAGAGTTAAGGAGATCAGAACCCAAGAAACCAGAAGTCAGGACCATTACTG CCAAAGGTTTCTATGATCTTGATGCCTTAAATGAAGCTGCTTGGACAAGCGCCCTGAGCCAGTTGGTTCCCTGTAATATTTGTGGGCGTACCTTCCTGCCAGACAGACTGATTGTTCACCAACGATCCT tgttTAGCACCTAA
- the LOC107178950 gene encoding zinc finger protein 474 isoform X5, translated as METGKKKRVSNKLQQTFHHSKEPTFLIDQAVLSSDSHSSLLPETEHVNPAGKIKIGPLTRPGTVILSKRSSRRIMSESPHSPPVIPSRRPGFRVCYICGREFGSQSIAIHEPQCLEKWRIENSKLPKHLWRPEPSKPQPLRGSGSYNLQAMNEAAFQSSQAQLLPCESCGRTFLPDRRLVHQRSCKPKDEGPRAPNPNRFDDLTSARKAAGGIPARPKTLICYICGREFGTLSLPIHEPKCLEKWQIQNDRLPRELRRPLPRKPQPLPTGQSNQEEPSQAQLVPCANCGRTFAPDRLLVHQRSCRVQPSAPKIQNLTLGRKGGLKESTNSKQQRNMAVPTVTDKDFICL; from the exons atggaaacaggaaagaaaaaaagggtttCCAACAAATTGCAACAGACTTTCCACCATTCTAAAGAACCCACCTTCCTTATCGACCAAGCCGTTCTATCTAGTGACTCCCATTCCAGCCTTTTGCCAGAAACAGAGCATGTCAATCCtgctggaaaaataaagataggACCTCTGACAAGACCTGGAACAGTGATACTCTCAAAACGGTCCAGTAGGAGAATTATGTCAGAAAGTCCGCACAGCCCCCCTGTGATACCATCCCGCAGGCCTGGATTCCGGGTGTGCTATATCTGTGGCCGAGAATTTGGCTCCCAATCAATTGCCATTCATGAACCCCAGTGCTTGGAGAAGTGGCGTATTGAAAACAGCAAGTTGCCCAAACACCTGTGGAGGCCAGAACCCTCCAAACCACAGCCTCTCAGGGGCAGTGGGTCCTACAATCTTCAGGCCATGAACGAAGCAGCGTTTCAAAGTTCCCAGGCTCAGCTGCTGCCCTGTGAATCCTGTGGCCGCACATTCTTGCCAGATCGTCGTCTTGTTCACCAGAGGAGCTGCAAGCCGAAGGATGAGGGGCCCAGAGCACCAAACCCCAACCGTTTTGATGATCTGACTAGTGCCAGGAAAGCTGCTGGTGGCATCCCAGCCCGACCAAAGACTCTCATCTGCTACATTTGTGGTAGGGAATTTGGCACTTTGTCCCTTCCTATTCATGAGCCCAAATGCCTAGAAAAGTGGCAAATACAAAACGACCGGCTCCCCAGGGAGCTCCGCCGACCACTCCCACGGAAGCCTCAGCCCCTTCCAACTGGACAGTCCAACCAAGAGGAGCCAAGTCAAGCTCAGCTGGTGCCCTGTGCAAATTGCGGCCGGACCTTTGCCCCAGACCGCCTTCTGGTACACCAGAGAAGCTGTAGGGTTCAACCAAGTGCACCAAAAATTCAGAATTTGACCTTAGGGAGGAAAGGTGGCCTGAAAGAGTCCACAAATTCCAAGCAGCAAAGGAACATGGCAGTGCCCACTGTGACTGATAAG GATTTCATCTGCCTGTGA
- the LOC107178950 gene encoding zinc finger protein 474 isoform X7: MSNPPCAISSSFLGANHACISENRSRIPWLSGVQNTTVSATYEHTGKGHFIPLKFLAAQLNRVFPLFAMIRRPPTIICYICGREYGTKSIAIHEPQCLKKWHNENNLLPKELRRSEPKKPEVRTITAKGFYDLDALNEAAWTSALSQLVPCNICGRTFLPDRLIVHQRSCKPKVAK; encoded by the exons ATGTCCAACCCCCCATGtgccatttcttcatcttttcttggTGCCAACCATGCCTGCATATCAGAGAACCGCTCTAGGATCCCATGGCTCTCAGGTGTACAAAACACAACTGTAAG TGCTACTTATGAACACACTGGAAAAGGTCATTTCATTCCGCTGAAATTTCTTGCAGCTCAACTTAACCGGGTCTTTCCATTATTTG CAATGATTAGGCGTCCACCAACAATCATCTGCTACATTTGTGGCCGTGAATATGGAACAAAATCCATTGCCATCCACGAGCCACAATGTCTGAAAAAATGGCATAACGAAAACAACTTGTTGCCCAAAGAGTTAAGGAGATCAGAACCCAAGAAACCAGAAGTCAGGACCATTACTG CCAAAGGTTTCTATGATCTTGATGCCTTAAATGAAGCTGCTTGGACAAGCGCCCTGAGCCAGTTGGTTCCCTGTAATATTTGTGGGCGTACCTTCCTGCCAGACAGACTGATTGTTCACCAACGATCCTGTAAGCCAAAAGTCGCCAAGTAA
- the LOC107178950 gene encoding zinc finger protein 474 isoform X4, which produces METGKKKRVSNKLQQTFHHSKEPTFLIDQAVLSSDSHSSLLPETEHVNPAGKIKIGPLTRPGTVILSKRSSRRIMSESPHSPPVIPSRRPGFRVCYICGREFGSQSIAIHEPQCLEKWRIENSKLPKHLWRPEPSKPQPLRGSGSYNLQAMNEAAFQSSQAQLLPCESCGRTFLPDRRLVHQRSCKPKDEGPRAPNPNRFDDLTSARKAAGGIPARPKTLICYICGREFGTLSLPIHEPKCLEKWQIQNDRLPRELRRPLPRKPQPLPTGQSNQEEPSQAQLVPCANCGRTFAPDRLLVHQRSCRVQPSAPKIQNLTLGRKGGLKESTNSKQQRNMAVPTVTDKPAMIRRPPTIICYICGREYGTKSIAIHEPQCLKKWHNENNLLPKELRRSEPKKPEVRTITDYTSLRRLDCSLKDASFHQPKVSMILMP; this is translated from the exons atggaaacaggaaagaaaaaaagggtttCCAACAAATTGCAACAGACTTTCCACCATTCTAAAGAACCCACCTTCCTTATCGACCAAGCCGTTCTATCTAGTGACTCCCATTCCAGCCTTTTGCCAGAAACAGAGCATGTCAATCCtgctggaaaaataaagataggACCTCTGACAAGACCTGGAACAGTGATACTCTCAAAACGGTCCAGTAGGAGAATTATGTCAGAAAGTCCGCACAGCCCCCCTGTGATACCATCCCGCAGGCCTGGATTCCGGGTGTGCTATATCTGTGGCCGAGAATTTGGCTCCCAATCAATTGCCATTCATGAACCCCAGTGCTTGGAGAAGTGGCGTATTGAAAACAGCAAGTTGCCCAAACACCTGTGGAGGCCAGAACCCTCCAAACCACAGCCTCTCAGGGGCAGTGGGTCCTACAATCTTCAGGCCATGAACGAAGCAGCGTTTCAAAGTTCCCAGGCTCAGCTGCTGCCCTGTGAATCCTGTGGCCGCACATTCTTGCCAGATCGTCGTCTTGTTCACCAGAGGAGCTGCAAGCCGAAGGATGAGGGGCCCAGAGCACCAAACCCCAACCGTTTTGATGATCTGACTAGTGCCAGGAAAGCTGCTGGTGGCATCCCAGCCCGACCAAAGACTCTCATCTGCTACATTTGTGGTAGGGAATTTGGCACTTTGTCCCTTCCTATTCATGAGCCCAAATGCCTAGAAAAGTGGCAAATACAAAACGACCGGCTCCCCAGGGAGCTCCGCCGACCACTCCCACGGAAGCCTCAGCCCCTTCCAACTGGACAGTCCAACCAAGAGGAGCCAAGTCAAGCTCAGCTGGTGCCCTGTGCAAATTGCGGCCGGACCTTTGCCCCAGACCGCCTTCTGGTACACCAGAGAAGCTGTAGGGTTCAACCAAGTGCACCAAAAATTCAGAATTTGACCTTAGGGAGGAAAGGTGGCCTGAAAGAGTCCACAAATTCCAAGCAGCAAAGGAACATGGCAGTGCCCACTGTGACTGATAAG CCAGCAATGATTAGGCGTCCACCAACAATCATCTGCTACATTTGTGGCCGTGAATATGGAACAAAATCCATTGCCATCCACGAGCCACAATGTCTGAAAAAATGGCATAACGAAAACAACTTGTTGCCCAAAGAGTTAAGGAGATCAGAACCCAAGAAACCAGAAGTCAGGACCATTACTG ATTATACATCTCTCAGACGTCTTGATTGTTCTCTTAAGGACGCTTCTTTTCATCAG CCAAAGGTTTCTATGATCTTGATGCCTTAA